The following are encoded in a window of Spiroplasma tabanidicola genomic DNA:
- the rplJ gene encoding 50S ribosomal protein L10 gives MSNARPAHAKKNEIVKDIANRIKNCKGMAIAEYKNLSVAQMTDLRNKAREQGIFIKVYKDSLVTRAVQELKISGLEPYLTEQNVYIFSDEEALYPAKLVDNFAKINKDLKLKAGIYEGNVLDTAAINEIASLPSKEELYSMFASSLIYPLRQFMLTVKEIAKTRSE, from the coding sequence GTGTCAAACGCAAGACCAGCACATGCTAAAAAGAATGAAATTGTAAAAGATATTGCTAATCGTATTAAAAATTGTAAAGGAATGGCAATAGCAGAATACAAAAACTTATCAGTTGCTCAAATGACTGATTTAAGAAACAAAGCTCGTGAACAAGGTATTTTTATTAAAGTTTATAAAGATTCATTAGTTACAAGAGCAGTACAAGAACTAAAAATTTCAGGATTAGAACCATATTTAACTGAACAAAATGTTTACATTTTCTCTGATGAAGAAGCTCTATATCCTGCAAAATTAGTTGATAACTTTGCAAAAATCAATAAAGATTTAAAATTAAAAGCGGGAATTTATGAAGGAAATGTATTAGATACAGCAGCAATCAATGAAATTGCTTCTCTTCCATCAAAAGAAGAACTATACTCAATGTTTGCTTCATCTCTTATCTACCCATTACGTCAATTTATGTTGACAGTAAAAGAAATTGCAAAAACAAGATCAGAATAG
- the rplL gene encoding 50S ribosomal protein L7/L12, producing the protein MAVTKDDIIKALEEMKLTELNELVKAIEDHFGVVAAAAVAAPAAGGAADAAPTEVNVLLTNPGGNKVAVIKIVKEITGLGLMDAKKLVDGTLPATIKENVKVEEAENMKKQLMEAGASVDLK; encoded by the coding sequence ATGGCAGTTACAAAAGACGATATTATTAAAGCTTTAGAAGAAATGAAATTAACTGAATTAAATGAATTAGTTAAAGCTATCGAAGATCACTTCGGAGTTGTTGCAGCAGCAGCAGTTGCAGCACCAGCAGCAGGGGGAGCAGCAGATGCAGCACCAACTGAAGTTAATGTATTATTAACAAATCCAGGAGGAAACAAAGTTGCAGTTATTAAAATTGTAAAAGAAATTACTGGATTAGGATTAATGGATGCTAAAAAATTAGTTGATGGAACATTACCAGCAACTATTAAAGAAAACGTAAAAGTTGAAGAAGCAGAAAACATGAAAAAACAATTAATGGAAGCTGGAGCTTCAGTAGATTTAAAATAA
- a CDS encoding GntR family transcriptional regulator, whose translation MESKKIYSYLENKILSNELKKDDKLQSENQLCVKFNVSRNLIRDVYNDLIIDGYIHSQKGKGYFVNDKKFWMKNLNPQKKFPEYECENKLLDFKIDLPNWFLENYNLESKNFQCYTKARYLNNKELCLTYIFLNLNLIPNPNEKEIENSVISYLSKRYDFSKSYNFIKIQKADQKDKEYFGLNDNSYVVCEYSIIFNSDETILQCSLDKSRIEDFNFGYIARVV comes from the coding sequence ATGGAAAGTAAGAAAATATATTCATACTTAGAAAATAAAATATTAAGTAATGAATTAAAAAAAGATGACAAACTACAATCAGAAAATCAACTTTGCGTTAAGTTTAATGTATCAAGAAATTTAATAAGAGATGTTTATAACGACTTAATAATAGATGGTTATATTCATAGCCAAAAAGGTAAAGGTTATTTTGTAAATGATAAAAAATTTTGAATGAAAAACTTAAACCCACAAAAAAAGTTTCCTGAGTATGAATGCGAAAATAAGTTATTAGATTTCAAAATAGATTTACCGAATTGATTTTTAGAAAACTATAATTTAGAAAGTAAAAATTTTCAATGTTATACAAAAGCTAGATATTTAAATAATAAAGAATTGTGTTTAACTTACATATTTTTAAATTTAAATTTAATACCTAATCCTAACGAAAAAGAAATAGAAAATTCTGTTATAAGTTATTTGAGCAAAAGATATGATTTTAGTAAATCATATAACTTTATTAAAATACAAAAAGCAGATCAAAAAGATAAAGAATATTTTGGTTTAAATGATAATAGTTATGTTGTTTGTGAGTACTCAATAATTTTTAATAGCGATGAAACTATATTACAATGCTCACTTGATAAAAGTAGAATAGAAGATTTTAACTTTGGTTATATAGCTAGAGTTGTATAA
- a CDS encoding TIM-barrel domain-containing protein — MSLKDNINKEMFRYSYIEKENIFTVNANYAIALRVSDIWEEGLNLILEVTFNNFQKAYLSFGEFENSIINIKFWQKQLNKNRYNEQFKKHLKQEKLNYKNNSENIEITLKNKERLVIEKKQFRILLIDVNGKIKTQTSVRPGWDNLEGFCSPGLGYKIKEKVQLPFLTLQLASEELLYGLGEKFNNFVKNGTQSVIYNLDNQAVSNGDLGYGGVPLVYSNQNWAMLVNTGYKTEWEVGSPITESLSVLSYEECFDILLFTSDSIKNLVSLYTEFTGRITGVPDEAYGIWLNRLYYHNKNELFTEINNAEKFNYPVDVFTLDPKWIKNRYTKTCNFEFNEEQFGNLKELLDEVHKKNAKMCFWINPYIQIDNSSTWKEIEANKFYTKRVDGGVAHIWSGLCNYQENATAIDLTNPDAVVYWKNKIKDLLISGLDFIKTDYGDSIDEKALMYNGELGKNFRNAYIELYLRYAYEATQEVHGKDKGFVLSRPGYIGTNKYVGKWAGDSASSFNELKMQMWSGLSNSLCGTVMWGTDIGGFLDINVKEKDLYARWSQFGLLTPFSRYHGVGAREPWYFGEKDLEISRNYAILKRRLLPYYKVYEKQSIEKGLPIIRPLVLEFQNDSIASKVDNQFMLGQKIMIAPILSDQKYKRQVYFPEGQWVSFFDKKQIYEGNKLYEIDCPIENTLIFVKQNSVIPLMKSGNYKFNKIESEKIVLNIYGEVNDETLEFRINNKDYKVVVKNNNIEKNDKFEIL, encoded by the coding sequence ATGTCTTTAAAAGATAATATAAATAAAGAAATGTTTCGTTATAGTTATATTGAAAAAGAAAATATTTTTACAGTTAATGCTAATTATGCAATTGCCTTAAGAGTATCTGATATTTGAGAAGAAGGTTTGAATTTAATATTAGAAGTTACTTTTAATAATTTTCAAAAAGCTTATTTATCATTTGGTGAATTTGAAAATAGTATTATAAATATTAAGTTCTGACAAAAACAGCTGAACAAAAACAGATATAATGAGCAATTTAAAAAACATTTAAAACAAGAAAAATTAAATTATAAAAACAACTCAGAAAATATAGAAATTACATTAAAAAATAAAGAAAGATTAGTGATAGAAAAAAAACAGTTTAGAATTTTATTAATTGATGTAAATGGAAAAATAAAAACCCAAACTTCAGTAAGACCAGGTTGAGATAACTTAGAAGGATTTTGTTCTCCTGGATTAGGATATAAAATTAAAGAAAAAGTACAATTGCCATTCTTAACTTTACAATTAGCTAGTGAAGAACTACTTTATGGTTTGGGAGAAAAGTTTAATAACTTTGTTAAAAATGGGACTCAATCTGTAATTTATAATTTAGATAATCAAGCAGTATCAAATGGAGATCTTGGCTATGGTGGGGTTCCACTAGTTTATTCAAATCAAAATTGAGCTATGTTGGTTAATACAGGATATAAAACAGAATGAGAAGTTGGATCGCCAATAACCGAATCATTATCTGTACTATCTTACGAAGAGTGTTTTGATATTCTTTTATTTACAAGTGACTCTATAAAAAATTTAGTTTCACTTTATACAGAATTTACCGGAAGAATAACAGGAGTACCTGATGAAGCATACGGTATTTGATTAAATCGTTTGTACTATCATAATAAAAATGAGCTATTTACTGAAATAAATAATGCAGAAAAATTTAATTATCCAGTTGATGTTTTTACTTTAGATCCAAAATGAATAAAAAATCGTTATACAAAAACTTGTAACTTTGAATTTAATGAAGAACAATTTGGAAACTTAAAAGAGTTACTTGATGAAGTTCATAAAAAAAATGCTAAGATGTGTTTTTGAATTAATCCATATATTCAAATTGATAACTCATCAACTTGAAAAGAAATAGAAGCTAATAAATTTTATACTAAACGTGTTGATGGTGGTGTTGCTCATATTTGAAGTGGTTTATGTAACTATCAAGAAAATGCAACTGCAATTGATTTAACAAATCCAGACGCTGTAGTTTATTGAAAAAATAAAATTAAAGATTTACTAATTAGTGGATTAGATTTTATAAAAACTGATTATGGAGATAGTATTGATGAAAAAGCATTAATGTACAATGGGGAGTTAGGAAAAAACTTTAGAAATGCCTATATTGAATTATATTTAAGATATGCATACGAAGCAACTCAAGAAGTTCATGGAAAAGATAAAGGTTTTGTTTTATCAAGACCTGGTTATATTGGAACAAATAAATATGTTGGTAAATGAGCAGGAGATTCAGCATCAAGTTTTAATGAGTTAAAAATGCAAATGTGATCTGGATTATCAAATTCATTGTGTGGAACAGTAATGTGAGGAACAGATATTGGAGGTTTTTTAGATATTAATGTTAAAGAAAAAGATTTATATGCAAGATGATCACAATTTGGTTTGTTAACTCCATTTTCTAGATACCATGGAGTTGGAGCGAGAGAGCCTTGATATTTTGGAGAAAAAGATTTAGAAATATCAAGAAATTATGCAATTTTAAAAAGAAGATTATTACCATATTATAAAGTTTATGAAAAACAATCAATTGAAAAAGGTTTACCAATTATTAGACCATTAGTTTTAGAATTTCAAAATGATAGTATCGCTTCAAAAGTAGACAATCAATTTATGCTTGGACAAAAAATAATGATAGCTCCAATCTTAAGTGATCAAAAATATAAAAGACAAGTTTATTTTCCAGAAGGACAATGAGTTAGCTTCTTTGATAAAAAACAAATTTACGAAGGAAATAAGTTATATGAAATTGATTGTCCAATTGAAAATACTTTAATATTTGTAAAGCAAAATAGTGTAATACCATTAATGAAATCAGGAAATTATAAATTTAATAAAATTGAAAGTGAAAAGATAGTTTTGAATATTTATGGTGAAGTAAATGATGAGACTTTAGAATTTAGAATTAATAATAAAGATTACAAAGTAGTTGTAAAAAATAATAACATAGAAAAAAATGATAAATTTGAAATCTTATAG
- a CDS encoding glucose PTS transporter subunit IIA, whose protein sequence is MKNKQSIKIYAPVDCFVNDIKELNDGVFSEGMLGIGIYFNPKNNNLYAPVEGKCVQVFNTKHAIHFEDLNGNILLMHIGIDSVQLNGEGFDIKVNPGQVVGLKNEVATVDFKLFEQKNIIKSTPIVIETDNNFEYEFKNFKPGDYKKGDLILEIEKTLIENKASENKVQKDDAGKVMPIIFKDKWEQLSEELLKGVSGKDNVTNVNNCNTRLRLQIKNMDKLSLDTVKQNRNVKGINIKGNELQIIIGPDAYKLKEVFNDYAARSMINKNAKKVKETFKSKLVKVINGILIPVVPIICAASFITLVKTIFETTHVIDQVSLDYSHGALSVLTDYDLVTGLFFILSQTAWAFVGIYFSYSTVKFLKGNTIMGILLGLTLVSPFLFSGLKWDLFTIGTWTFSVSAYPSSILPHIFVGVVYVYFDRWCRKWIPTCVDLIFRHSISYAVSILSVFLIAGPLLALLESGLYFVIIDGLTKIPFGIGTALFGFLWQPLVLTGMHTAFYVPINNMIGNGIPLVLGTVKEAGSLGQFGACVAVIFATKGSATKQIAVSSSPPALLGITEPAIYGCNLVKVIPFIAGCIGSGLGGLYFGLTDCKLYAIGNGVLSSIGTLKGGTMNFVNCWIGYVITMASAFLITFFFYKERIDEKNGIQRLYKKVIRTFELKENKKLNNLYYINKFKEIYNKEAKLKIKKLEKFLYKKGLIENKITSLIVKEDNLKQKYSKLASKYYEKNMEDKVVKYNDLILNTKIDKDKYNGKLNVFVKEILELNTDYNKISIKAKELTDSFVEGVVKELKNENLKVLKNNFNQIIMSLENNALNVPKQEELLFNFKEFVKNKKLEKKTIISK, encoded by the coding sequence ATGAAAAATAAACAATCAATAAAAATATATGCTCCTGTAGATTGTTTTGTTAATGATATTAAAGAACTAAATGATGGAGTATTTAGTGAAGGTATGCTTGGGATAGGAATTTATTTTAATCCAAAAAATAATAATTTATATGCTCCTGTCGAAGGAAAATGTGTGCAAGTGTTTAACACAAAACATGCTATTCACTTTGAAGATTTAAATGGTAATATTTTATTAATGCATATTGGTATTGACTCAGTTCAATTAAATGGAGAAGGATTTGATATAAAAGTTAATCCAGGTCAAGTAGTTGGTTTAAAGAATGAAGTTGCAACTGTAGACTTCAAACTATTCGAACAAAAAAACATAATTAAATCGACTCCAATAGTAATTGAAACAGATAACAATTTTGAATATGAATTTAAAAATTTCAAACCTGGAGATTATAAAAAAGGAGACTTGATTTTAGAAATAGAAAAAACTTTAATTGAAAATAAAGCTTCTGAAAATAAAGTTCAAAAAGATGATGCAGGAAAAGTTATGCCAATTATTTTTAAAGATAAATGGGAACAACTTTCTGAAGAACTTCTAAAAGGTGTAAGTGGAAAAGATAATGTTACAAATGTAAACAACTGTAATACAAGATTAAGATTACAGATTAAAAATATGGATAAACTTAGTCTTGATACAGTTAAACAAAATAGAAATGTTAAAGGTATCAATATAAAAGGTAATGAGCTTCAAATAATTATTGGTCCTGATGCTTATAAACTTAAAGAAGTATTTAATGATTATGCTGCAAGATCAATGATTAACAAAAATGCAAAAAAAGTTAAAGAAACATTTAAATCTAAATTAGTAAAAGTTATAAATGGGATTTTAATACCAGTTGTACCAATAATTTGTGCTGCATCATTTATAACATTGGTTAAAACAATTTTTGAAACAACTCATGTAATTGATCAAGTGTCATTAGACTATAGTCATGGAGCTTTAAGTGTTTTAACTGATTATGATTTAGTTACAGGATTATTTTTCATCCTAAGTCAAACAGCTTGAGCTTTTGTAGGAATATATTTTAGTTATTCCACAGTTAAGTTTTTAAAAGGTAATACAATAATGGGAATCCTTTTAGGATTAACATTAGTTTCACCATTTTTATTTAGTGGATTGAAATGAGATTTATTTACAATTGGAACTTGAACGTTTAGTGTGTCTGCATATCCTTCTTCAATACTTCCTCATATTTTTGTTGGAGTTGTATATGTTTATTTTGATAGATGATGTAGAAAGTGAATACCTACTTGTGTCGATTTAATTTTTAGACACTCAATTAGTTATGCAGTATCAATACTAAGTGTATTTTTAATTGCAGGTCCTTTATTAGCGTTATTAGAAAGTGGCTTATACTTTGTAATAATTGATGGATTAACAAAAATTCCATTTGGAATTGGAACTGCTTTGTTTGGATTTTTATGACAACCACTTGTTTTAACTGGTATGCATACTGCCTTTTATGTACCAATAAATAATATGATTGGAAATGGTATACCATTAGTTTTAGGAACAGTTAAAGAAGCTGGATCATTAGGACAATTTGGTGCTTGTGTTGCAGTTATATTTGCAACAAAAGGATCTGCTACAAAACAAATTGCAGTATCATCTTCACCACCGGCCTTACTCGGGATTACCGAACCAGCCATATATGGATGTAACCTTGTTAAAGTTATTCCGTTTATTGCAGGATGCATAGGTTCTGGTTTAGGTGGATTGTATTTTGGTTTAACAGATTGTAAATTATATGCAATAGGTAATGGAGTCTTATCATCTATTGGAACATTAAAAGGTGGGACAATGAACTTTGTTAACTGTTGGATCGGATATGTAATCACAATGGCTTCAGCATTCTTAATAACATTCTTCTTCTATAAAGAAAGAATAGATGAGAAAAATGGTATTCAAAGATTATATAAAAAAGTAATTAGAACTTTTGAATTAAAAGAAAATAAAAAATTAAATAATTTATATTATATAAATAAGTTTAAAGAAATTTACAACAAAGAAGCAAAACTTAAAATTAAAAAACTTGAAAAATTTTTATATAAAAAAGGTCTTATTGAAAATAAAATAACTAGTTTAATTGTTAAAGAAGACAATTTAAAACAAAAATATTCAAAACTTGCAAGTAAATATTATGAAAAAAATATGGAAGACAAAGTTGTGAAATATAATGATCTAATTTTAAATACTAAAATAGATAAAGATAAATATAATGGAAAACTTAATGTTTTTGTTAAAGAAATTTTAGAATTAAATACAGACTATAACAAAATAAGTATTAAAGCAAAAGAATTAACAGATTCATTTGTAGAAGGCGTAGTAAAAGAATTAAAAAATGAAAATCTTAAAGTGTTGAAAAATAACTTTAACCAAATAATAATGTCGTTAGAAAATAATGCTTTAAATGTGCCAAAACAAGAAGAACTTTTATTTAACTTTAAAGAGTTTGTAAAAAATAAAAAACTTGAAAAAAAAACAATAATATCTAAATAA
- a CDS encoding lipoprotein, with protein MKKLLGLLGAMGLVATSGSVVVSCGNSAQADFGKEFKDISIAVGEVKEINITIPTTDSESLKTFEIKSKDETIAKISESKKDDKSPENIFN; from the coding sequence GTGAAGAAATTATTAGGATTATTAGGAGCAATGGGATTAGTTGCTACATCGGGTAGTGTTGTTGTTTCATGCGGCAATTCAGCACAAGCAGATTTTGGTAAAGAATTTAAAGATATATCAATTGCAGTGGGAGAAGTTAAAGAAATAAATATTACAATTCCTACAACAGATTCAGAAAGTTTAAAAACTTTTGAAATAAAATCAAAAGATGAGACAATTGCAAAAATAAGTGAATCAAAAAAAGACGATAAAAGTCCAGAAAATATATTTAATTAA
- a CDS encoding CatB-related O-acetyltransferase: protein MAKSNKINFLKPYITNEGIEVGDYTYFYSFNGEQGLKEFQNKNVLYHFYKISNNKLIIGKFCAIADEVKFIMSGANHRINSLSTFPFEMFDEFNDEHDLICANPVFKGDTVVGNDVWIGYGATILPGIKIGNGAIIGAKTVVSKDVDPYTVVAGNPCKVIKTRFDNETIKKLQDLKWWDKSEKEIKKLIPLLTDSNNNL, encoded by the coding sequence ATGGCAAAGTCAAATAAAATTAATTTTTTAAAACCTTATATTACAAATGAAGGAATAGAAGTAGGTGATTATACTTATTTTTATTCCTTTAATGGCGAACAAGGATTAAAAGAATTTCAAAATAAAAACGTTTTATATCATTTTTATAAAATTTCAAATAATAAATTAATTATAGGAAAGTTTTGTGCGATTGCAGATGAGGTTAAGTTTATAATGAGTGGTGCAAATCATAGAATTAATTCTTTATCAACTTTTCCATTTGAAATGTTCGATGAATTTAATGATGAACACGATTTAATATGTGCTAATCCTGTATTTAAAGGAGACACAGTTGTGGGAAATGATGTTTGAATTGGGTATGGTGCAACTATTTTACCTGGAATAAAAATTGGAAATGGAGCAATAATTGGTGCAAAAACTGTTGTATCAAAAGATGTTGATCCTTATACAGTTGTTGCTGGAAATCCTTGCAAAGTAATAAAAACAAGGTTTGATAATGAAACTATTAAAAAACTACAAGACTTAAAATGATGAGATAAATCTGAAAAAGAAATAAAAAAATTAATTCCCCTATTGACAGATTCTAACAATAACTTATAA